From Coriobacteriaceae bacterium, a single genomic window includes:
- a CDS encoding response regulator transcription factor, translated as MRLIVVDDDRLVVDSLKIILGAQPQIEVVGTGANGNDAVALYAEHAPDIALLDIQMPGRDGLSAAREILEHDPAARVVFLTTFLDDEYIVSALKLGARGYLIKTDVAAIPPALAQVMDGKRVLEGKAIEDINFDGADVEAGATRRPAAFAGLTDREFEVAELIARGLDNKEIAATAYMGEGTVRNHISSILAKMGLRNRTQIAIAYLRG; from the coding sequence ATGAGGCTCATCGTTGTCGACGACGACCGCTTGGTGGTCGATTCGCTCAAGATTATCTTGGGCGCCCAGCCGCAGATCGAAGTGGTGGGCACCGGTGCCAACGGCAACGATGCGGTGGCGCTCTACGCTGAGCACGCACCCGATATCGCGCTGCTCGACATCCAGATGCCGGGACGCGACGGCCTTTCGGCCGCGCGCGAGATCCTTGAGCACGACCCTGCGGCGCGCGTGGTGTTTCTGACGACATTCTTGGATGACGAGTACATTGTGTCGGCGCTCAAGCTGGGCGCCCGCGGCTACCTGATCAAGACCGATGTCGCTGCCATTCCGCCGGCGTTGGCGCAGGTCATGGACGGCAAACGCGTGCTCGAGGGCAAGGCAATCGAAGATATCAACTTTGATGGGGCGGACGTCGAGGCCGGCGCGACCCGCCGGCCCGCCGCCTTTGCCGGCCTGACCGACCGCGAGTTCGAAGTCGCCGAGCTCATCGCCCGCGGCCTCGATAACAAGGAGATTGCCGCCACGGCTTATATGGGAGAAGGCACGGTGCGCAACCACATCAGCTCGATCCTGGCCAAAATGGGTCTGCGCAACCGCACCCAAATCGCCATCGCCTACCTGCGAGGGTAA
- a CDS encoding ABC transporter ATP-binding protein has translation MTDIVHVENLVKRYDDLIALDHFNLNIAPGEIFGLLGPNGSGKTTSINCILQLLAYDKGTIELFGEPMTPARYDLKRRIGVVPQQVAVFDELTVRENIDYFCSLYVGDRKRRRALVDEAIDFVGLGDFTKFRPGKLSGGLARRLNIACGIAHKPELIFFDEPTVAVDPQSRNAILEGICRLRDEGATVVYTSHYMEEVEQICSRIMIMDGGRVLAQGTNDELKRMIQMGEKIVIEVGEVPSAALAAVASLPHVLDLAATAGQLTFSCEASPHNLTDILDALRSHDVPLGRIYSEPPTLNDVFLEITGRELRD, from the coding sequence ATGACAGACATCGTCCACGTCGAAAACCTCGTCAAGCGCTATGACGACCTTATTGCGCTCGACCACTTTAACCTGAACATCGCCCCCGGCGAGATCTTTGGCCTGCTCGGCCCCAACGGCTCGGGCAAAACCACGTCCATCAACTGCATCCTGCAGCTGCTCGCCTACGACAAGGGCACCATCGAGCTGTTCGGCGAGCCCATGACGCCCGCCCGCTACGACCTCAAGCGCCGCATTGGCGTGGTACCGCAGCAGGTGGCAGTGTTTGACGAGCTCACGGTGCGCGAGAACATCGACTATTTCTGCAGCCTCTACGTAGGCGACCGCAAGCGCCGCCGCGCGCTGGTGGACGAGGCAATCGACTTTGTCGGTCTGGGCGACTTTACCAAGTTCCGCCCCGGCAAGCTTTCGGGCGGTCTGGCGCGCCGCCTCAACATTGCCTGCGGCATCGCGCACAAGCCCGAGCTCATCTTCTTCGACGAGCCCACGGTGGCGGTCGACCCGCAGAGCCGCAACGCCATCCTGGAGGGCATCTGCCGACTGCGCGACGAGGGCGCCACGGTGGTGTATACCAGCCACTACATGGAGGAGGTCGAGCAGATCTGCAGCCGCATCATGATCATGGACGGCGGGCGCGTGTTGGCGCAGGGCACCAACGACGAGCTCAAGCGCATGATTCAGATGGGCGAGAAGATCGTGATTGAGGTCGGTGAGGTGCCGAGCGCGGCACTCGCCGCCGTTGCGAGTCTGCCGCATGTCCTGGACCTGGCGGCGACGGCGGGCCAGCTCACGTTTTCGTGCGAAGCGAGCCCGCATAACCTGACCGACATCCTCGACGCGCTGCGCTCGCACGACGTACCGCTCGGCCGCATCTACTCCGAGCCGCCGACCCTTAACGACGTGTTCCTCGAGATCACCGGCCGCGAGCTGCGCGACTAG
- a CDS encoding histidine kinase, whose protein sequence is MNRLFDKSIVLACCIAAAMGLAVDARLVVAFCLGVIATSLAEVAQGNRARRAGKAASYAYIIAAVFVPPFVPFAPLALYDIARRVHRERIWPALAIGAVLVCALVADLRGGVLTTRTLLLTAILSVAATLLSLRTAQLEREQERMRRTRDKLQERALALEARNRDLADRQDYEVELATLAERARIAREIHDNVGHQLTRASLQAEALRVVHADEPGVAADFADVKRTVDEALQLVRTSVHALNDNAVDLSVQLERIVEGTRSDGGPQIELEVMAEHAPANVANCFAAVLREALSNTMRHACAQTVTVRCMEHPSFYQLIVTDDGVGEVQASGRGTAEGMGLTSMRERIEALGGTFTAGPRAGAGGWRVFATVPKQQGDEGR, encoded by the coding sequence ATGAACAGGCTTTTCGACAAATCGATCGTGCTGGCGTGCTGTATTGCGGCCGCCATGGGTCTTGCCGTGGACGCTCGTCTGGTTGTGGCGTTTTGCCTTGGCGTTATTGCCACTTCGCTGGCCGAGGTCGCACAGGGAAACCGCGCCCGCCGTGCGGGCAAGGCCGCGAGTTACGCTTACATCATCGCGGCCGTCTTCGTGCCGCCGTTTGTGCCGTTTGCGCCTCTCGCTCTCTATGACATCGCGCGACGCGTTCACCGTGAACGAATCTGGCCCGCGCTGGCGATTGGCGCCGTGCTTGTCTGCGCGCTTGTCGCGGACCTTCGTGGTGGCGTGCTCACCACCCGAACGCTGCTGTTAACCGCCATCCTTTCGGTCGCCGCCACGTTGCTGTCGCTGCGCACCGCGCAGCTGGAGCGCGAACAGGAACGCATGCGTCGCACCCGCGACAAGCTGCAAGAACGCGCCCTGGCACTCGAGGCACGCAACCGCGACCTCGCCGACCGCCAGGACTACGAAGTCGAGCTCGCGACGCTCGCCGAACGCGCCCGCATCGCGCGCGAGATCCACGATAACGTCGGGCACCAGCTCACGCGCGCCTCACTGCAGGCCGAAGCCCTACGCGTGGTCCACGCCGACGAGCCTGGCGTCGCCGCCGATTTCGCCGACGTTAAACGCACGGTTGACGAGGCGCTCCAGCTTGTGCGCACCAGCGTCCACGCGCTCAACGACAACGCCGTCGACCTTTCCGTGCAGCTCGAACGCATTGTCGAAGGCACACGCTCGGACGGCGGCCCGCAGATTGAGCTTGAAGTTATGGCCGAACATGCGCCCGCAAACGTCGCCAACTGCTTTGCAGCGGTCCTGCGCGAAGCGCTCTCCAATACCATGCGCCACGCTTGCGCCCAGACCGTCACCGTACGGTGCATGGAGCATCCGTCGTTTTACCAGCTCATTGTTACCGACGATGGCGTGGGTGAGGTCCAAGCAAGCGGCCGCGGCACCGCGGAGGGCATGGGGCTTACCTCCATGCGCGAGCGCATCGAGGCGCTTGGCGGCACCTTCACCGCCGGCCCGCGTGCCGGCGCCGGCGGCTGGCGTGTGTTTGCCACCGTTCCCAAACAGCAAGGAGATGAGGGCCGATGA
- a CDS encoding VWA domain-containing protein yields MGKYTRGLLAVILAVVLVLPAAAFAMLPEANARSSTGMDGPVMTGKTVVDYDTSNHWKFWAGGYNGKEITTQNVGRIWTDKTVRAVENGDSDFLTTLSAISSTSDTTVSGKPLDIVLVLDASGSMSDPMGDGDPIKRIDALKTAANSFIDTIAKENAKISDESKQHQVAVVKFSGNKSTTVGNDYYRDDDGYTYNYSQTMMGLTNCSEASATEPGATDLKKTINAINPAGSTRADYGLQLADEVFSSGRADAKKIVVFFTDGSPTSSSGFEKKVANSAVNTAKKIKGNGADIYAIGIFSGAKPSDVPTAEGISNENKFMHAVSSNYPAASSSISFWGEWTINFGARAENANYYKSATSASELEKIFEEISGSIIQAGYPTEVHGGYGEHKSGYITFTDELGDFMQVDNFTSVVYNGETFAKPAIKTEGNVDTYKFTGAAANLVITVQHTEKSKPRTGDIVTVKIPASLIPLRHFKITDGVLTVDDAEPIQVNYTSSVKRDALDNLFTPEKVAGLKGYIESNTITAENGSKTVNFYANKWNGGTLGDTIANFEPADSNRYYYFQKQTPIYVDKNCTTPATGSLAAEGIYYYKDEFEAKGTDSKVEPRTAIIEFTGGHAAQFEGAIVRDASGNLSFSEGTARLAFIDELHTTKELVGGNPTGTAADVLNPKWNNTSAKSDATEVDVHLGNNGKISFNVTPATVDTKTSFGLTKVLEGREWTDTDKFKFELSATSENDAPMPAPATATVTKANLDDKGKAAINFGEITYNKPGEYTYEVREVKGDAGGITYSKNVATFKVTVAVKATGGLKADVEKISGETEFKNTYSAKTETSLTLEATKKLTGRPMADDEFKFALSYAEHDEVLLDATNKGGKVEFGPLTYTTESLAKLVEEEKASFDDSSDKPTWTIRYTAAEQTGKLPAGVSAAVSAIDAYVTVVDNGDGTLTATADYGDAGNEFVNAYTAAPAEASLVGKKNLQVPDGLTPADITGKFTFTVTGEEGAPMPANASVTNDAKGKVDFGKITFTLDDLNKALGEKPEKREHTFTYTVTESGEVAGVTNDAKLSREVSFTVTDDSKGKLSVSRNPDGNAAFTFTNTYNVTPVETSVTDQITATKVLTGRDMAEGEFSFELVEGEGKDAKVVATGKNAADGKITMSAVKYTKARTHTYTLREVKGNAGGITYSDAKFTIETTITDSGDGTLSATHVLKDVKVAEFKNSYNVTPKSSSVTEQITADKVLDGRDLKAGEFRFELVEGNNVVATGTNNADGKIVMDPVTYTAAGEHTYILRETKAGTTENGITYSTAEYTIVTTVKDNNDGTLSVEHKLQNVDKATFENAYTVTPKSFSVTDQITATKVLTGRDLKEGEFSFELVEGNDVVATGKNDARGKIKMSPIEYTAAGEHTYTLREVKGDAGNGITYDGKTYTIETTITDKGDGTLEAKHVLKGDGEAKFSNSYKPNPGEFSVTDQITATKSLTGRDLKEGEFSFELVEGDKVVATGTNDASGNITMGAVKYTEAGKHTYTLREVKGGTTSKGITYSDAKYTIETTITDNGDGTLKAEHVLKDLTAATFKNTYSVTPTDADLDFGLSKAVDGRAWTDSDEFSFTITAAEGTPLPDPATVTVSKKDAKDGIAAINFGKIRYTAAGTYKYEIRENAGNAAGMTYDGHVATAEVTVTENGEGVLTANVTKKESGRFTNTYRTELDYAAAGGLKLSKSLSGRPMTEGQFTFTVKPADEASANALGLLPGANNFQSPATAEATVGLIDILAGHEVKFTQADAGKTFKYTVTEKNDGKPGYTYDNAERTVTIVIADDGAGTLTATTTVSGGPEGTHTTVHKSGENKVESALVPFHNSYSATTNTPGGTAAQVVATKTLTGRPMADGEFWFGIAYQGELVAYENLKPNIGGHVSFDTLHYDTKMLANLEAAGLAHRTDKDGKLAWTINYTAYEDLFGLPNGVSATTWNFGFKVIVVDNGDGTLTATVDYGGVEPLFENVYGAEAVDAALTGTKKLQAAEGLTPVDITGKFTFTVTADEAGAPMPERTTATNDAAGNVGFGKIHFTLEDLNRALGVTDDATDKAEADEADEAEANAGEAEVDADAADTDESNDESEPAAPTAPRSHTFTYTVTESGSAPGVTNDANAMRKVSYTVTDDGTGHLRVVREGDDGAAFTFTNTYGVAPTDSSVTDQVKTVKRLTGRDLAAGEFTFELLEDGAVVASGTNDVDGNVTLSPIRYEAPGTHTYMLREACPNALGLHKGVTYDGATYTVVTTVSDNGDGTLTATHKLEGTTESAGFTNKYHAMPTQVSIGAIKVLEGRELKKDEFSFKLVGEDIESTVTNDADGKINFDKFEYDEPGTYVYTVSEVKGDEAGMTYDKSVFTATVNVVDDGEGNLKASVTYTKGDKSVEGIVFNNAYKKPETPTPAPDPGTPKTVTNIVKTVKGFLPTTGDQQAAALLMAFVIAMAGVGALVWGIRKR; encoded by the coding sequence ATGGGTAAGTACACGAGGGGCCTCTTGGCGGTGATACTTGCCGTAGTGCTGGTATTGCCAGCTGCAGCATTTGCCATGCTGCCCGAGGCCAACGCCAGGTCCAGCACCGGAATGGACGGACCGGTCATGACCGGAAAAACGGTCGTCGACTACGACACCAGCAACCACTGGAAGTTCTGGGCCGGCGGCTATAACGGAAAGGAAATAACAACTCAAAACGTCGGCCGAATCTGGACCGACAAGACGGTCAGGGCAGTCGAGAACGGGGATTCTGATTTCCTGACCACGCTGTCTGCTATCTCTTCGACATCCGATACGACGGTCTCCGGCAAGCCGCTCGACATCGTGCTGGTGTTGGATGCCTCTGGCTCGATGAGTGATCCTATGGGCGACGGAGACCCCATCAAGCGTATCGATGCGCTGAAGACGGCTGCCAATAGCTTTATTGACACCATCGCCAAGGAAAATGCAAAGATTTCGGACGAGTCCAAGCAGCATCAGGTTGCCGTCGTTAAGTTCTCGGGCAATAAGTCCACCACGGTCGGAAATGACTATTATCGTGATGATGATGGGTACACCTACAACTACTCACAGACCATGATGGGCCTGACCAATTGTTCTGAAGCCAGCGCGACTGAACCCGGCGCAACTGATCTTAAGAAAACAATCAACGCAATTAATCCTGCCGGTTCTACACGCGCCGACTATGGCTTGCAGCTGGCTGATGAGGTATTTTCGTCTGGTCGCGCCGACGCCAAGAAGATTGTTGTCTTCTTCACTGATGGTTCACCTACGAGTTCTAGTGGGTTCGAGAAAAAGGTTGCCAATAGCGCCGTCAACACCGCCAAGAAGATCAAGGGTAACGGCGCCGACATTTATGCAATCGGTATCTTTAGCGGCGCAAAACCCAGCGACGTTCCCACAGCTGAGGGCATAAGCAACGAGAATAAGTTTATGCATGCCGTGTCGAGCAACTATCCTGCCGCCTCATCCAGTATTTCTTTCTGGGGCGAATGGACTATCAACTTTGGTGCGCGCGCAGAAAACGCCAATTACTACAAGTCGGCAACCAGCGCCTCTGAGCTCGAGAAAATCTTCGAAGAGATCTCGGGAAGCATTATCCAAGCTGGTTACCCGACCGAAGTTCACGGCGGTTATGGCGAGCATAAGTCTGGCTACATTACGTTTACTGACGAGCTGGGCGACTTTATGCAGGTCGACAACTTTACGTCTGTCGTGTACAACGGCGAAACGTTTGCCAAACCGGCAATAAAGACCGAGGGCAATGTCGACACCTATAAATTTACGGGTGCCGCTGCGAACTTGGTCATCACCGTTCAGCATACCGAAAAGAGCAAGCCCCGGACCGGCGATATCGTAACAGTCAAGATTCCTGCGTCGCTGATTCCGCTGCGCCACTTTAAGATCACCGATGGCGTTCTTACGGTCGACGATGCTGAGCCCATCCAGGTGAACTACACCTCGAGCGTTAAGAGAGACGCACTCGACAACCTGTTTACGCCCGAGAAGGTAGCGGGGCTCAAGGGCTACATCGAGAGCAATACGATCACCGCGGAGAACGGTTCCAAGACCGTGAACTTCTACGCGAACAAGTGGAATGGCGGCACGCTGGGCGATACGATTGCGAACTTTGAGCCCGCCGATTCCAACCGTTATTACTATTTCCAGAAGCAGACTCCCATTTATGTGGATAAGAACTGCACAACGCCTGCGACGGGCTCGCTGGCTGCCGAGGGCATCTATTACTACAAGGATGAGTTCGAGGCGAAAGGCACAGACAGTAAGGTCGAGCCCCGCACAGCTATTATTGAGTTTACCGGTGGACATGCCGCGCAGTTTGAGGGCGCAATCGTGCGCGATGCGAGCGGCAACCTGTCGTTTAGTGAGGGAACCGCGCGACTGGCCTTTATTGACGAACTTCATACCACCAAGGAACTCGTGGGCGGCAACCCTACTGGTACCGCGGCCGACGTGCTCAATCCCAAGTGGAATAACACGTCTGCCAAGTCGGACGCCACGGAGGTTGACGTTCACCTGGGCAACAACGGCAAGATCAGCTTTAACGTGACGCCGGCAACGGTGGATACCAAGACGAGCTTTGGCCTGACCAAGGTGCTCGAGGGTCGCGAGTGGACGGATACGGACAAGTTTAAGTTTGAGCTCTCCGCGACGTCCGAGAATGACGCCCCGATGCCCGCACCCGCGACCGCGACTGTGACCAAGGCGAACCTGGATGACAAGGGCAAGGCGGCCATTAACTTTGGCGAGATCACCTACAACAAGCCGGGCGAGTACACCTATGAGGTCCGCGAGGTCAAGGGCGACGCCGGTGGCATCACCTACAGCAAGAACGTTGCCACGTTCAAGGTGACCGTGGCGGTTAAGGCCACGGGTGGGCTTAAGGCTGACGTTGAAAAGATCTCGGGCGAGACCGAGTTCAAGAACACCTATAGCGCCAAGACGGAAACCTCGCTGACTCTTGAGGCAACCAAGAAGCTCACGGGGCGCCCGATGGCCGATGACGAATTTAAGTTTGCGCTGAGCTATGCGGAGCACGACGAGGTTCTGCTGGATGCAACCAACAAGGGCGGCAAGGTTGAGTTCGGTCCGCTGACGTATACGACCGAGTCGCTTGCCAAGCTGGTCGAGGAAGAGAAGGCGTCGTTTGACGATAGCTCAGACAAGCCCACGTGGACCATTCGCTACACTGCTGCCGAGCAGACCGGCAAGCTGCCTGCGGGCGTGAGCGCTGCCGTGTCGGCAATTGACGCATATGTAACCGTTGTCGACAACGGCGATGGTACCCTGACGGCGACGGCTGACTACGGAGACGCCGGCAACGAGTTCGTGAACGCCTACACTGCCGCGCCTGCCGAGGCATCGCTTGTTGGCAAGAAGAATCTGCAGGTTCCTGATGGCCTGACCCCGGCTGACATTACCGGCAAGTTCACCTTTACCGTGACCGGTGAAGAGGGCGCACCCATGCCCGCGAACGCGAGCGTGACCAATGATGCCAAGGGCAAGGTCGACTTTGGCAAGATTACCTTTACGCTCGACGACCTTAACAAGGCCCTGGGCGAGAAGCCCGAGAAGCGCGAGCATACCTTTACCTACACCGTGACCGAGTCCGGCGAGGTCGCTGGCGTGACCAACGACGCCAAGCTGTCGCGCGAGGTTTCCTTCACCGTGACCGATGACAGCAAGGGCAAACTGAGCGTGTCCCGCAACCCGGATGGCAACGCAGCCTTTACGTTCACCAACACCTATAACGTGACGCCTGTCGAGACGAGCGTCACCGACCAGATCACCGCGACCAAGGTCCTGACCGGCCGCGACATGGCTGAGGGCGAGTTCTCCTTCGAGCTCGTCGAGGGCGAGGGCAAGGACGCCAAGGTCGTCGCCACCGGCAAGAACGCCGCCGATGGCAAGATCACGATGAGCGCCGTGAAGTACACCAAGGCCAGAACGCACACCTACACGCTGCGCGAGGTCAAGGGCAACGCCGGCGGTATCACCTACAGCGATGCCAAGTTCACCATCGAGACCACCATCACGGACAGCGGCGACGGTACGCTCAGCGCCACGCATGTTCTGAAGGACGTCAAGGTTGCCGAGTTCAAGAACTCCTACAACGTGACCCCCAAGAGCTCCAGCGTCACCGAGCAGATCACCGCGGACAAGGTCCTGGACGGGCGCGACCTCAAGGCTGGCGAGTTCCGTTTCGAGCTCGTCGAGGGCAATAACGTGGTCGCCACCGGTACCAACAATGCCGACGGCAAGATCGTAATGGATCCTGTCACCTACACTGCGGCTGGCGAGCACACCTACATACTGCGCGAGACCAAGGCCGGCACCACCGAAAATGGCATTACTTACAGCACCGCTGAGTACACTATTGTGACCACCGTCAAGGATAACAACGATGGCACCCTCAGCGTGGAGCACAAGCTGCAGAATGTTGACAAGGCGACCTTCGAGAACGCCTACACCGTAACCCCCAAGAGCTTCAGTGTTACTGATCAGATCACGGCGACCAAGGTCCTGACCGGGCGCGATCTCAAGGAAGGCGAGTTCTCCTTCGAGCTCGTCGAGGGCAACGATGTTGTTGCCACCGGCAAGAACGATGCCCGCGGCAAGATCAAGATGAGCCCCATCGAGTACACCGCTGCCGGCGAGCACACCTACACGCTGCGCGAGGTCAAGGGCGACGCCGGCAACGGCATCACCTACGATGGCAAGACCTACACCATCGAGACCACCATCACCGACAAGGGCGACGGCACGCTCGAGGCGAAGCATGTCCTGAAGGGCGACGGCGAGGCGAAGTTCAGCAACAGCTACAAGCCGAATCCTGGTGAGTTCAGCGTCACCGACCAGATCACCGCGACCAAGTCCCTGACCGGCCGCGACCTCAAGGAGGGCGAGTTCTCCTTCGAGCTCGTCGAGGGCGACAAGGTCGTCGCCACTGGCACCAACGACGCCAGCGGCAACATCACGATGGGCGCCGTGAAGTACACCGAGGCCGGCAAGCACACCTACACGCTGCGCGAGGTCAAGGGCGGAACCACCAGCAAGGGCATCACCTACAGTGACGCCAAGTACACCATCGAGACCACCATAACGGACAACGGCGACGGCACCCTCAAGGCCGAGCATGTCCTGAAGGACCTCACGGCTGCGACCTTCAAGAACACCTACAGCGTGACCCCGACCGATGCAGACCTCGACTTTGGCCTGAGCAAGGCTGTCGATGGTCGCGCTTGGACGGACTCCGACGAGTTCAGCTTTACCATTACCGCCGCCGAGGGCACCCCGCTGCCCGACCCCGCAACCGTGACCGTGAGCAAGAAGGACGCGAAGGACGGCATCGCCGCCATCAACTTCGGCAAGATCCGCTACACGGCTGCCGGAACCTACAAGTACGAGATCCGCGAGAACGCGGGCAATGCGGCAGGCATGACGTATGACGGACATGTCGCGACCGCCGAAGTGACCGTGACCGAGAACGGCGAGGGCGTCCTGACCGCCAACGTCACCAAGAAGGAAAGCGGACGTTTTACCAACACGTACCGCACTGAGCTCGATTACGCCGCGGCCGGCGGCCTCAAGCTCAGCAAGAGCCTCTCCGGACGTCCCATGACCGAGGGCCAGTTCACCTTTACCGTGAAGCCCGCCGACGAGGCTTCGGCCAATGCGCTCGGCCTGCTGCCCGGCGCCAACAACTTCCAGTCCCCTGCAACGGCAGAGGCGACGGTCGGTCTGATTGATATTCTGGCGGGCCATGAGGTCAAGTTTACGCAGGCTGACGCCGGCAAGACCTTCAAATATACCGTGACCGAGAAGAACGACGGCAAGCCCGGTTACACCTACGACAACGCCGAGCGCACGGTGACGATCGTTATCGCCGATGACGGCGCCGGTACGCTTACCGCTACCACGACCGTTTCCGGCGGTCCCGAGGGTACGCATACGACGGTCCACAAGAGCGGTGAGAACAAGGTCGAGAGTGCCCTGGTCCCGTTCCACAACAGTTACAGCGCTACGACCAACACGCCTGGTGGCACCGCTGCTCAGGTCGTTGCCACCAAGACTCTGACCGGTCGCCCGATGGCCGACGGCGAGTTCTGGTTCGGCATCGCCTATCAGGGTGAGCTTGTGGCATACGAAAACCTCAAGCCCAATATCGGCGGGCACGTGAGCTTTGATACGCTGCACTACGACACTAAGATGCTTGCTAATCTTGAGGCTGCTGGGCTTGCCCATCGTACCGATAAGGACGGTAAGCTTGCCTGGACCATTAACTACACGGCCTACGAAGATTTATTCGGGCTGCCGAATGGCGTTTCCGCTACAACGTGGAACTTTGGCTTTAAGGTTATCGTCGTCGACAACGGCGACGGTACCCTGACGGCAACGGTCGACTACGGCGGCGTCGAGCCCTTGTTCGAGAACGTCTACGGTGCCGAAGCCGTCGATGCCGCGCTCACCGGCACTAAGAAGCTCCAAGCTGCCGAGGGCCTGACCCCGGTTGACATCACGGGCAAGTTCACCTTTACCGTGACCGCCGACGAGGCTGGTGCCCCGATGCCCGAGCGCACGACCGCAACCAACGACGCGGCTGGCAACGTGGGCTTTGGCAAGATCCACTTTACGCTCGAGGACCTCAACCGCGCTCTGGGCGTGACGGACGATGCGACCGATAAGGCCGAGGCAGACGAAGCTGACGAAGCCGAGGCCAACGCCGGCGAGGCCGAGGTTGACGCCGACGCTGCCGACACCGACGAGTCCAACGACGAGTCCGAGCCCGCAGCCCCCACCGCTCCGCGCTCGCACACCTTTACCTACACGGTGACCGAGTCCGGTAGTGCCCCTGGTGTGACCAACGACGCCAACGCCATGCGCAAGGTTTCCTACACCGTGACTGACGACGGTACCGGACATCTGCGTGTCGTGCGCGAGGGCGACGACGGTGCTGCCTTCACGTTCACCAACACCTACGGCGTGGCACCTACCGATTCTTCCGTGACCGATCAGGTCAAGACGGTCAAGCGTCTGACCGGACGCGACCTTGCAGCTGGCGAGTTCACGTTTGAGCTGCTCGAGGACGGCGCGGTTGTCGCGAGCGGCACCAATGACGTCGACGGTAACGTTACGCTGAGCCCGATCCGCTACGAGGCGCCCGGCACGCACACGTACATGCTGCGCGAGGCCTGCCCCAACGCGCTCGGCCTGCACAAGGGCGTCACCTATGACGGCGCGACCTACACCGTCGTGACCACCGTCTCCGACAACGGCGACGGCACGCTGACCGCGACGCACAAGCTCGAGGGAACCACCGAGTCGGCTGGCTTTACCAACAAGTATCACGCCATGCCCACGCAGGTTTCCATCGGGGCCATCAAGGTGCTCGAGGGACGTGAGCTCAAGAAGGACGAGTTTAGCTTTAAGCTCGTTGGCGAGGACATCGAGTCTACGGTTACCAACGATGCCGACGGCAAGATCAACTTCGACAAGTTCGAGTACGACGAGCCTGGTACGTACGTCTACACCGTCAGCGAGGTCAAGGGCGACGAGGCCGGTATGACCTACGACAAGTCCGTCTTTACCGCGACCGTCAACGTGGTCGACGACGGTGAGGGTAACCTCAAGGCGAGCGTTACCTATACCAAGGGCGACAAAAGCGTCGAGGGTATCGTGTTCAACAACGCGTACAAGAAGCCCGAGACTCCTACGCCGGCACCCGATCCCGGCACGCCCAAGACCGTGACGAACATCGTCAAGACGGTCAAGGGTTTCCTGCCCACCACAGGCGACCAGCAGGCTGCCGCTCTGCTTATGGCATTTGTCATCGCCATGGCCGGCGTCGGAGCCCTGGTCTGGGGTATCCGTAAGCGCTAG